The Brassica oleracea var. oleracea cultivar TO1000 chromosome C6, BOL, whole genome shotgun sequence genome includes a region encoding these proteins:
- the LOC106298483 gene encoding sufE-like protein 2, chloroplastic, with product MNSSSLNVLVSPPLISTSTPTLKAFHRPNFSSKPSKRISCMHDPSINLNFGSKSNPKHDFPVSFATAFVEAPLGTTTTTTTSADKLHLLVSEFRSLTEPIDRVKRLLSYATALAPLDDSARVPANRVTGCTTQVWLEIKVDELGRMRFKADSDSEISKGFCSCLIWILDGAKPEEVMGVRGEDLSEMNVGVHGKVQSRVNTWHNVLMSMQKRTKALVGDADVVHREGDRSAPHQHNLLFDYVNGRSYVESASKVHRDYSISVLPLGYDFTI from the coding sequence ATGAACTCATCGTCGTTGAACGTACTTGTTTCTCCTCCTCTTATTTCTACCTCAACACCAACTTTAAAAGCTTTCCATCGACCTAACTTTTCTTCCAAGCCCTCTAAAAGGATCAGTTGCATGCACGATCCCAGCATCAATCTTAACTTCGGTTCGAAATCGAATCCAAAACATGACTTCCCTGTTTCTTTCGCCACGGCTTTCGTCGAAGCTCCCTTGGGAACAACAACAACAACAACAACCTCGGCCGACAAGCTCCACCTCCTCGTATCCGAGTTCCGGTCCTTAACCGAGCCAATCGACCGAGTCAAACGTCTCTTGAGCTACGCGACGGCTCTAGCTCCACTCGACGACTCGGCTCGCGTTCCGGCGAACCGAGTCACCGGATGCACGACTCAGGTATGGCTGGAGATCAAGGTGGACGAGTTAGGTAGGATGAGGTTTAAAGCAGACAGCGATTCAGAGATCTCGAAAGGGTTCTGTTCTTGTCTTATCTGGATCCTCGACGGCGCTAAACCGGAGGAAGTGATGGGCGTGAGAGGCGAGGACTTGTCGGAGATGAACGTTGGGGTTCACGGGAAGGTCCAGTCAAGGGTTAACACGTGGCATAACGTGTTGATGAGTATGCAAAAACGGACCAAGGCTCTTGTTGGTGATGCTGATGTGGTGCACCGAGAAGGAGACAGATCAGCACCGCATCAGCATAATCTTTTGTTTGATTATGTTAATGGGAGAAGTTACGTGGAATCTGCTTCTAAGGTTCATCGTGATTACTCCATCTCGGTGCTTCCTTTGGGTTATGATTTTACGATATGA